One Candidatus Falkowbacteria bacterium genomic window carries:
- a CDS encoding tyrosine-type recombinase/integrase, with product MIITDQKIKSKQLDTLLNLKNQLKLRNYSPKTCSAYININMRFLEWLGKSPKVVNNNDIKRYLEDLRHRGASASTLSVNLNALKFYYQKVLKRKFFVDIKHPKKPQTLPVVLNLGEVSILLNAVTNQKHRLALSLMYGSGLRVAEVVKLKVKDLDFERKTIHIKSGKGNKDRITILSPKLVRVLKVFLINKQAEDYVIAGRHERALSTRSLQKVFAQALKNCQVKKSATCHSLRHSFATHLLENGTDIRYIQKLLGHKKLETTQIYTQVTNKALENLISPLDLI from the coding sequence ATGATTATAACAGATCAGAAAATAAAATCAAAGCAGTTGGATACGTTATTAAATTTAAAAAATCAGCTTAAATTGCGAAACTATTCTCCAAAAACATGTAGTGCATACATTAATATAAATATGCGTTTCTTGGAGTGGCTTGGTAAGTCTCCAAAGGTTGTAAATAACAATGACATAAAGAGATATTTAGAGGATTTACGCCATCGTGGTGCTAGCGCTTCTACTTTGAGTGTTAATTTAAATGCACTAAAATTTTATTATCAGAAAGTATTAAAACGAAAGTTTTTTGTTGATATTAAACACCCAAAAAAACCGCAGACATTGCCAGTTGTATTAAATTTAGGTGAAGTTTCTATCCTGTTAAATGCTGTGACTAATCAAAAGCATCGTTTGGCTTTAAGTTTAATGTATGGTAGCGGTTTAAGAGTGGCGGAAGTAGTGAAACTAAAAGTTAAAGATTTGGATTTTGAACGAAAAACAATTCACATTAAGTCAGGAAAGGGAAACAAAGATAGGATTACGATCTTATCACCCAAACTTGTTAGGGTATTGAAGGTTTTTTTGATAAATAAACAAGCCGAGGATTACGTCATTGCCGGTAGGCATGAGAGAGCGCTTTCAACTCGATCATTACAAAAAGTTTTTGCGCAAGCATTGAAAAATTGTCAAGTTAAGAAGTCCGCAACGTGTCATAGCTTGCGCCATTCGTTCGCCACTCATTTACTGGAAAATGGAACTGATATTCGGTATATTCAAAAATTATTGGGGCATAAAAAATTGGAAACTACACAGATTTACACTCAAGTAACCAATAAGGCGTTGGAGAATTTAATTAGTCCGTTAGATTTAATTTAG